A stretch of Phragmites australis chromosome 12, lpPhrAust1.1, whole genome shotgun sequence DNA encodes these proteins:
- the LOC133886093 gene encoding putative 14-3-3-like protein GF14-H has product MEEREKVVSLAKLAEQAERYDDMAEFMKKLARMDVDMSAEERHLFSVGFKYTISARRASWRIISSLEQNVAAGDQTGVMIHAYKKKVEDELRMVCNEILSIIAIHCLPLASSGENTVFFYKMKGDYYRYLAEFSTGTEKKAATDQSLMAYQHAMVVASIELSPAHQIRLGLALNFSVFFYETMNSHERACQVAKQAFDEAAAEINSAGEGVYKDSTLMMQLLKDNLALWMSEVTGGETSKDDDNDMEG; this is encoded by the exons atggaggagagggagaaggtcGTGTCCCTGGCCAAGCTCGCCGAGCAGGCGGAGAGATACGACG ATATGGCGGAATTTATGAAGAAGCTTGCTAGGATGGATGTGGATATGAGTGCTGAAGAGAGGCATTTATTCTCAGTTGGTTTTAAGTATACTATCAGTGCAAGAAGGGCATCATGGAGAATCATTTCTTCACTTGAGCAAAATGTGGCAGCTGGTGATCAGACTGGTGTGATGATACATGCCTATAAAAAGAAAGTAGAGGACGAACTAAGGATGGTTTGCAATGAAATATTGTCAATCATCGCTATACACTGCCTTCCCTTGGCCAGTTCGGGTGAAAATACCGTGTTCTTTTATAAGAT GAAAGGTGACTACTACCGTTACTTGGCTGAATTTAGCACCGGCACTGAAAAGAAGGCTGCTACTGACCAGTCACTTATGGCCTATCAG CATGCCATGGTTGTTGCCTCCATTGAGCTTTCGCCTGCCCACCAGATCAGACTTGGCCTTGCCCTCAATTTTTCAGTCTTCTTTTATGAGACAATGAACTCTCATGAGAG AGCTTGCCAAGTGGCAAAACAAGCATTTGATGAGGCTGCTGCTGAGATTAATTCTGCTGGCGAGGGAGTTTACAAAGACAGCACACTTATGATGCAGCTTCTGAAGGACAACCTAGCATTGTGGATGTCAGAAGTAACTGGAG GTGAAACATCTAAGGATGACGACAACGATATGGAG GGTTGA